One Turneriella parva DSM 21527 genomic region harbors:
- a CDS encoding type II toxin-antitoxin system RelE/ParE family toxin: protein MFRVFIELPSFLKSWTKIGLSEEDLWELEDFLAENPESGDTVAGTGGLRKIRWAAKGRGKRGGARVCYVDFVRREKLYSIAAYSKNEKSDISPEEKAQIKKLIDQLK, encoded by the coding sequence GTGTTCAGGGTTTTCATTGAGCTGCCTTCATTCTTGAAATCTTGGACGAAGATCGGCTTAAGTGAAGAAGATTTGTGGGAGCTGGAGGATTTTTTAGCAGAAAATCCTGAAAGTGGTGATACAGTTGCGGGAACCGGTGGTTTACGTAAGATTAGATGGGCCGCGAAAGGCAGAGGGAAACGAGGTGGCGCGCGAGTTTGTTACGTCGATTTTGTCCGGCGAGAGAAACTTTATTCTATAGCGGCATACTCGAAAAATGAAAAGTCTGATATTTCTCCAGAGGAAAAGGCTCAGATAAAGAAGCTAATTGACCAACTTAAGTGA
- a CDS encoding type II toxin-antitoxin system VapC family toxin — MKPVKLYLETSVWNFYYADDAPEKRDITRQFFENYARNQYELFISDEVLREISQANPNTQLLLRELIQKYEPQIIDLSEEVEILAQAYLEAKILPPRCEVDCRHAAVATVYELDALLSWNMKHLANYRRMQAINAINLLRGYGKHLELMVPMAVSEDES, encoded by the coding sequence TTGAAGCCAGTTAAGTTGTATTTAGAGACATCGGTTTGGAACTTTTACTATGCCGATGATGCTCCTGAAAAAAGGGATATAACCCGGCAGTTCTTTGAAAACTACGCCAGAAATCAGTATGAGTTGTTTATTTCTGATGAGGTATTGAGGGAAATCAGTCAGGCCAATCCGAATACGCAGCTTTTACTTCGCGAATTGATACAAAAATATGAGCCACAGATTATCGATCTATCAGAAGAGGTTGAAATCCTAGCTCAAGCCTATCTGGAAGCCAAAATCCTCCCTCCCCGGTGCGAGGTTGACTGCAGGCATGCTGCCGTAGCCACCGTTTATGAGCTTGACGCGCTACTAAGTTGGAATATGAAACACTTGGCGAACTACAGGCGAATGCAAGCCATCAACGCTATTAATTTGTTGCGCGGTTATGGAAAGCATTTGGAACTGATGGTGCCAATGGCGGTGAGCGAAGATGAAAGTTGA
- a CDS encoding helix-turn-helix domain-containing protein, giving the protein MKTRTQTKVGQSSIQGLKEAIAFEKSGALAGARVRQIAIKPLSHYNNREIKRIRESLKLTQRSFALLMGVSIKTVEAWENGRNEPNGTAQRMLYLLKTDTKLPEKYALIGA; this is encoded by the coding sequence ATGAAAACACGGACACAAACAAAAGTAGGCCAAAGCAGTATACAGGGGCTGAAGGAAGCTATTGCCTTTGAAAAAAGCGGTGCCTTAGCCGGTGCTCGCGTAAGACAAATCGCAATAAAGCCGCTTTCGCACTACAATAATCGTGAGATTAAGCGCATTAGAGAGAGTTTGAAATTGACGCAAAGATCTTTTGCCTTACTCATGGGTGTCTCTATCAAGACTGTAGAAGCCTGGGAAAATGGTAGAAATGAGCCCAATGGCACAGCTCAGCGAATGCTATATTTACTCAAAACAGACACCAAATTGCCGGAAAAGTACGCGTTGATTGGTGCCTGA
- a CDS encoding SH3 domain-containing protein, protein MKKFLLIALIWSSSPCLFGAEKVQCQTGAYSKDSDPAGTNIRESPNGKILTAIPSDTVFSIIGYKDGWFEVTDFEYYVHDSPDIAFAKRMKHKISGEKATIPGLKGWIHRKHVDVHFGISSPIRVRKVPDEESILSFLLRYPNPEGPDEILECSGRYLKIKVKHRTGWIDQFCTNTLSNCV, encoded by the coding sequence ATGAAAAAATTTTTACTTATCGCCCTGATCTGGAGCTCTTCTCCTTGCCTTTTTGGGGCAGAAAAAGTCCAATGCCAAACAGGCGCATATAGTAAAGATTCTGACCCTGCTGGTACGAATATTCGGGAATCTCCTAATGGCAAAATCCTGACCGCAATTCCCAGCGATACGGTTTTTTCAATCATTGGGTATAAAGACGGTTGGTTTGAAGTAACAGATTTTGAGTATTATGTTCATGATTCCCCCGATATAGCTTTTGCGAAACGCATGAAACATAAAATTTCTGGAGAAAAGGCAACCATACCTGGCTTGAAAGGTTGGATTCACCGAAAACATGTAGATGTTCATTTTGGTATTAGCTCTCCAATTAGAGTCAGAAAAGTACCCGATGAAGAAAGCATATTGTCGTTTTTGCTGCGATATCCTAATCCAGAAGGCCCAGATGAAATCCTTGAATGTTCAGGGAGATATTTGAAGATAAAGGTAAAGCATAGAACCGGTTGGATAGACCAGTTTTGCACTAATACCCTAAGTAACTGTGTTTAA
- a CDS encoding type II toxin-antitoxin system Phd/YefM family antitoxin has protein sequence MDAVSYSDLRKNLKKYMDDVYTGHYPLIITRKNDENVVMISLDEFNSLQETNYLLASDANVKHLKKSIAQHRAGKLKQVKIP, from the coding sequence ATGGATGCGGTTTCTTACAGTGATCTGAGGAAGAACCTTAAGAAGTACATGGACGATGTCTACACAGGGCATTATCCCCTCATCATTACGAGAAAAAACGATGAAAATGTTGTAATGATTTCGTTAGATGAGTTTAATTCGTTGCAAGAAACAAATTACCTTTTAGCCTCTGACGCCAATGTCAAACACTTGAAAAAGTCCATCGCGCAGCACCGAGCAGGTAAATTGAAGCAAGTAAAGATTCCTTGA
- a CDS encoding Txe/YoeB family addiction module toxin: MNVLFTDAGWEDYVHWQSEDRKTLKKINDLIRDIKRSPYEGIGKPEPLKHQLQGYWSRRIDPEHRLVYQVEGNKTLVIIACRYHY, translated from the coding sequence ATGAATGTATTATTTACGGATGCCGGCTGGGAGGACTATGTTCACTGGCAGTCAGAAGATCGAAAGACATTGAAAAAAATTAATGATTTAATCAGAGATATAAAACGCTCTCCATATGAGGGTATTGGGAAGCCTGAGCCCCTGAAACACCAATTACAAGGCTATTGGTCACGCAGAATTGACCCGGAGCATAGACTTGTATATCAGGTCGAAGGCAACAAGACACTTGTCATTATAGCCTGCCGCTATCACTACTAA
- a CDS encoding putative toxin-antitoxin system toxin component, PIN family produces MRIVFDTNLLISAIFYGGKPLELLNLVKNGKIDVIVTPDILSEYKRSLFNFSKDEAIAAEWHSYFREFGILVQVTRKFDLCRDADDNKFLNAAYAGKADFIVSGDKDLREVQGFHIPVSTVAAFLATVKEKKT; encoded by the coding sequence TTGCGAATAGTATTTGATACGAACCTGCTGATTTCGGCGATTTTCTATGGCGGCAAGCCATTGGAATTGCTGAACTTGGTCAAAAACGGAAAAATTGACGTAATTGTTACTCCTGATATCCTGTCTGAATACAAAAGGTCCTTATTCAATTTTTCTAAGGATGAGGCCATCGCGGCTGAATGGCATTCATATTTCCGGGAGTTTGGAATCCTGGTCCAAGTTACGCGGAAATTCGATTTATGCAGGGACGCCGATGATAACAAATTTCTCAACGCGGCATATGCGGGAAAAGCTGATTTCATCGTTAGCGGTGATAAGGATTTGCGGGAAGTTCAGGGATTCCATATACCCGTAAGTACCGTGGCCGCTTTTCTAGCCACGGTTAAAGAAAAGAAAACATGA
- a CDS encoding AbrB/MazE/SpoVT family DNA-binding domain-containing protein — MKKYEITSLSSKGQIVIPTQIRKRLALAVGTKMAIMTDGKNVLLQKIEPPRISKFNDLIARSQEIRKQKKLKKSDIQAAIKAARKKKVANSI, encoded by the coding sequence ATGAAAAAGTACGAAATTACGAGCCTTTCTTCGAAGGGACAAATTGTTATCCCAACTCAAATCCGTAAGCGTCTAGCACTCGCCGTGGGCACAAAAATGGCCATTATGACTGATGGCAAAAACGTCCTTCTGCAGAAAATTGAACCACCCAGAATTTCAAAGTTTAATGATCTTATTGCACGCAGCCAAGAAATTAGAAAGCAGAAGAAGTTAAAGAAAAGCGATATCCAGGCCGCCATCAAAGCAGCTCGTAAGAAGAAAGTTGCGAATAGTATTTGA